From a single Miscanthus floridulus cultivar M001 chromosome 8, ASM1932011v1, whole genome shotgun sequence genomic region:
- the LOC136470584 gene encoding uncharacterized protein, translating to MARATESSAAGAGAADVMPESGAQRPAASEEQAARPEMPQGMVGRSMRPPSPQGVPSAVEEEDKVEEIEREGSRTQTVCIFHKRGEEIVVVEEEDTTREVKRLRSTLCIAMKQIELIKRMEPLIEENEKLREAMKLMEKNVQRAQCERDLAESNTTNLEYQKGILSEQLKIISEQLGCTSEQQESSSKQLEHTSGQLKSVSEQKKEYRRRTKA from the exons ATGGCGAGAGCCACCGAGTCTTCGGCGGCGGGAGCGGGAGCTGCTGATGTCATGCCGGAATCTGGGGCGCAGAGGCCAGCGGCATCGGAGGAGCAAGCGGCGCGCCCTGAGATGCCGCAAGGCATGGTCGGTCGCTCTAtgcggccaccgagcccccagggaGTGCCATCGGCTGTGGAGGAAGAGGACAAGGTCGAGGAGATTGAGCGTGAGGGATCACGAACTCAAACCGTCTGCATCTTTCACAAGCGAGGGGAGGAAATTGTGGTTgtagaagaggaggacaccaccagggaggtgaagaggctgcGGTCCACCCTTTGCATagctatgaagcaaattgag ttgatcaaaaggatggagcccctcatcgAGGAGAATGAGAAACTGAGGGAGGCGATGAAACTGATGGAGAAGAACGTCCAAAGGGCCCAATGTGAAagggatcttgctgaatcaaacaccacgaacctagagtaccaaaagggcaTCTTATCTGAGCAGTTAAAGATCATCTCTGAGCAGCTGGGGTGCACCTCTGAGCAGCAGGAAAGCAGCTCCAAGCAGCTGGAGCACACCTCCGGGCAGCTAAAAAGTGTCTCCGAACAGAAGAAAG AATATCGTCGAAGAACCAAGGCGTAG